In the genome of Paenibacillus pabuli, the window CAATATATCCTTGGGTCAATGGAGTGGCAACTCCGCCTTCTCCCAATTCAAACTGGGAACGATAACTAAGCAATGAGTTTTCCTTCTGCTCATAGTGTTCCGTAATATCCACAATCAAATCCGTTGGTCCGATATCGTTAATGAAGTAAAAATACAATTCTTTCACCTGAACTGCGGGCATGACTGGCATATAGTTTCTAAGCTTGGCATTAAACACAGCCTCCTGCACCAGCTTGCTGCACATCACATGATCAGGGTGACGATCCTCCCAATATGGTGCAAACACAATTCGAGGGGCATGACGCCGTATCTCGGCAGTCACAGCCTCTATGTGTTCAGGAGTGATGTACAGCCCCCGATCAGGCAAACCGAGATTGGTTCGACACGAAAGACCGAGGACGCGGGAGGCTTGCTCCGCTTCCTCGGCTCTGCGCTCTACCGTCCCGTTGGAAGACATCTCTGCCCGGGTTAGATCACAAACGCCTACTTTCAGTCCAGCTGCAGTATGCTTGGCAATCGTTCCTGCCATCCCAATCTCTGCATCATCGGCGTGTGCACCAAATATGAGAATATCCAGACTCATTGAGCATCACCTGAATTCAATCCACCCTCAGGCTTGTATTTATGTACAAGCTCTCTCCAGCCAAAATCACCGCGATCGAGCGCTTTAACGAGTATCTCTGCAGTTGCGATATTCGTGGCAAGTGGTATCCCCTGTACATCACACAGACGCAGCAAAGCGTTAATATCTGGTTCATGCGGCTGTGCCATTAATGGATCGCGCAGAAAAATAATCAAATCCATCTCATTTTGCGCAACCAAGGCTCCGATTTGTTGATCCCCGCCCAGCGGACCCGATTCAAACCGATGGATCTGTAATGAGGTTCCTTCCATAATGCGAAGACCTGTTGTACCTGTCGAGTATAGCTGATGGCCTGTAAATACATTTTCGTAAGCTGTCACGAAGTTAACCATCTCTTCTTTTTTGCGATCATGGGCAATAAATGCAATTTTCAACATGACAATCTCCTTTTAGTGT includes:
- the bshB1 gene encoding bacillithiol biosynthesis deacetylase BshB1, whose product is MSLDILIFGAHADDAEIGMAGTIAKHTAAGLKVGVCDLTRAEMSSNGTVERRAEEAEQASRVLGLSCRTNLGLPDRGLYITPEHIEAVTAEIRRHAPRIVFAPYWEDRHPDHVMCSKLVQEAVFNAKLRNYMPVMPAVQVKELYFYFINDIGPTDLIVDITEHYEQKENSLLSYRSQFELGEGGVATPLTQGYIERVKARDSLLGQRSLIPFAEGFASITPYVVHQFGQAAKL
- the mgsA gene encoding methylglyoxal synthase, whose amino-acid sequence is MLKIAFIAHDRKKEEMVNFVTAYENVFTGHQLYSTGTTGLRIMEGTSLQIHRFESGPLGGDQQIGALVAQNEMDLIIFLRDPLMAQPHEPDINALLRLCDVQGIPLATNIATAEILVKALDRGDFGWRELVHKYKPEGGLNSGDAQ